Part of the Amycolatopsis sp. 195334CR genome is shown below.
CGGCTCGCCGACGGCGGCGGGGTGTTCACCAACGGCGAGGTGACCTACCGCGGGGTGGCCGTCGGCCGGGTCGGTGAACTGCGGCTGACCGACGAGGGCATGGAGGTGGACCTGCGCATCGACGGGTCGGCGCCGCCGATCCCGGTGAACTCGGCGGCGGTGGTGAGCAACCGGTCGGCGGTCGGTGAGCAGTACGTCGACCTGCAGCCGCGCACCGGGGACGGGCCGTACCTCGAGGAGGGCTCGTCGATCCCGATGGAGTCGACGAAGGTGCCGCTGCCGGTGCAGGACCTGCTGGGCAACCTCAGTTCGCTCAACGCCTCGGTGCCGACGGACGCGCTGCGCACGGTGGTCGACGAGTTCTACGACGCCTTCCACGGCGCCGGGCCGGACCTGCAGGTGCTGCTGGACTCGTCGGCGGCGTTCACCACCACCGCCGCGGAGCACCTGCCGCAGACGCGGGAGCTGATCACCGACGGCACCACCGTGCTGCAGACGCAGCTCGACTCGACGGACGCGTGGAAGTCGTTCTCCGGCAACGCCAAGCTCTTCGCCGCCGAACTGGCCAGCGCCGACGGTGACCTGCGCGGGCTGATCAGCACCGCGCCGCAGGCGGCCACACAGATCAGCGCGCTGCTGGAGGACACCAACCCGTCACTGTCCATCCTGCTGGCGAACCTGCTGACCACCACGGACCTGTTCGCCACCAGGACCGCGGGCATGGAGCACCTGTTCGCCTCCATCCCGCAGGCGGTGGCGGCGACCTCGACCTCGATCGACCTGGACGGGGCCCGGCTGTCGATCCTCGGGGACCAGTTCGTCGAACCGCCGCCGTGCACGCAGGGTTACGACGACACCACCCGGCGGCCGCCGACGGACCTGTCGCCGTCGCCGATGAACACCGAGGCCGCGTGCACGCTGCCGAAGGGGTCGGAGAGTTCGGTGCGGGGTTCGCAGCACGCGCCGAAGGGCGGGGTGCCGCCGATCGCGATCCCGGGTTCGGGTGTGCTGGGTGTGCCGTCGCTGCCGCAGGTTTCCACCGACATGAAGGGCTTGCTGTGGCTGCCGAACTGAGGCTCGCGATCGGCGGGGTGGTGGCCGCGGTGGTGTTCGCCGGGGCGTCCGGCTACCTGTGGGTGAGCGCCGCGGTGGACGACGACCTGTCCTACGCCCAGTCCCGCGACGACGCGCTCGCCGCGGGACGGACGCAGATCGCCGAGTTGAACAGCCTGGACCACCACCGCGTGGACGAGGGCATCTCGCGCTGGCTGGAGGTGTCCACCGGGAAGCTGCACGAGGAACTGGCGCGCACCGACGACGCGACGAAGAAGTCGCTGCGCGAGGGCGGGACGGTGGCCACCGGCAAGGTGCTGGACGCGGCGGTCAACTCGCTCGACGACCACGCGGGCACGGCGCGGCTGCTGGCGTCGGTGGAGATCACCGTGGCGAAGGAGGGCGCGGCGACCTCGACCAAGCGGAACCGGTTCTCGGCGCAGCTGACCAGGACCGAGGGCGGCTGGAAGGTCAGCGCCATGGACCAGGTGCCCATCGGTGCCGGCTGAGGAGGAACGCGAAGTGACCACCACCGAAGCCGAGCCGGACGCCGACGTCGAGGAGCCAGACGAGCCCGACGCTGCTGAAACCTCGGTTGAAGAAGCTGAAACAGCGGTTGAGGAAGCAAAGCCATCCCGGTTGCCCACCTACCTGATCGTGGTGGCGGTCGTGCTGGCTCTGCTGGGCGGCTGGTTCACCTGGCAGGCGGTCTCGTTGCGCACGGCCGAGTCCGCATCCAACGCCGCGCTGGTCGACACCGGGGCCACCGCCGAGGTCACCTCGGCCATCACCACCTCGCTCAACCGGATCTTCTCCTACTCCTACGACAAGACCGACGTGACCGAGAAGGCCGCCGCCGGCGCGTTGCGCGGCAAGGCGCTGGAGAGCTACAACCAGCTCTTCGCCCAGGTGCGCACCCTCGCCCCGCAGCAGAAGCTGGTGCTCACCACGCGGGTGGTCACCTCCGCGGTCGAGTCGATCTCCGCGGAGGGCGACCGCGCGCGGCTGCTGGTGTTCCTCGACCAGTCCGCCACCAGGGCCGACAACAACTCCACCAGCGCCGCCGCCTCGCAGCTGTCGATCACCGCGGAGAAGCAGGACGGCACGTGGGTGATTGTCGAACTGGAGCCGAGGTAGCCCATGAGGTGGTACCGTCGCGCCGCGCGAGGGGGAGGCGGCGTGGACGGTGACGAAGGCGGTGTGCGCAGCGTGCTGCGCGCGATCGATCTGCTCGGCCTGTTCACCGAGCACCGCCGGATGTGGAGCATTCGCGAACTGACCGAGGCGAGCGGCCTGGCCAAGACCACGGTCAT
Proteins encoded:
- a CDS encoding MCE family protein — translated: MLTTRVRVQVLAFVVVALSAVAFIGGKYAGLGQLFGGSGYVVSLRLADGGGVFTNGEVTYRGVAVGRVGELRLTDEGMEVDLRIDGSAPPIPVNSAAVVSNRSAVGEQYVDLQPRTGDGPYLEEGSSIPMESTKVPLPVQDLLGNLSSLNASVPTDALRTVVDEFYDAFHGAGPDLQVLLDSSAAFTTTAAEHLPQTRELITDGTTVLQTQLDSTDAWKSFSGNAKLFAAELASADGDLRGLISTAPQAATQISALLEDTNPSLSILLANLLTTTDLFATRTAGMEHLFASIPQAVAATSTSIDLDGARLSILGDQFVEPPPCTQGYDDTTRRPPTDLSPSPMNTEAACTLPKGSESSVRGSQHAPKGGVPPIAIPGSGVLGVPSLPQVSTDMKGLLWLPN